One window of the Gavia stellata isolate bGavSte3 chromosome 9, bGavSte3.hap2, whole genome shotgun sequence genome contains the following:
- the LOC104252944 gene encoding pancreatic lipase-related protein 2, whose product MNTLELDNRDIKKVLYSWLCHSEAKGKILQEGHIHQTDNKQIAGDFQRVTQSSEIKVLFRTSPQRRLSPLPVTGACDNWLTQVAGIWIIAFYLLGTVAAKEVCYPRLGCFTDDPPWSGVPGRLLTGLPDSPEHMNLSFSLYTRETGNNSQVISAINSSTIQNSHFSSHRETSFIIHGFGSTGKKGWVVEMCLLLLEVENINCIAVDWKEGAKGTYISAVNNIRVIGAEVAYFIKTLQKIFRYSPCNIHLIGHSLGAHTAGEAGRRIQGIRRITGLDPAGPYFEGTPPEVRLDPSDANFVDVIHSNAAHFPAIGLGMYNTTGHLDFYPNGGTVMPGCADLIPEMKQSDFEVIIADATIIGGCHHSRSHEFYFESILYPTGYLGYPCETYKSFDSGDCFPCPQEGCPMMGHYADRFPAKLKRVNQKYFLNTAADPPFATWRQKVFIKLSGVTKMRGDINLVFHDTEGNTKEYEIASGVLSQDQVYTKYLDVEINPKNTKKIEFLWNKTIFTLLWARLGAETVNIIHGEDGHRSTFCGRGTVTYGVPQLLTPC is encoded by the exons ATGAACACATTGGAGTTAGACAATAGAGATATCAAGAAAGTCTTGTATTCATGGCTCTGCCACTCAGAGGCTAAAGGTAAGATTCTCCAAGAAG GGCACATACATCAGACAGATAACAAACAGATAGCTGGAGACTTCCAGCGGGTGACACAGAGCAGTGAAATTAAGGTCCTGTTCCGAACCTCCCCACAGAGGAGGCTCAGCCCATTGCCTGTAACAGGAGCTTGCGATAACTGGCTAACTCAG GTGGCTGGAATCTGGATTATTGCATTTTATCTCCTTGGCACAGTAGCAG CTAAAGAAGTTTGCTACCCCAGGCTTGGCTGTTTTACAGATGACCCACCCTGGTCTGGGGTGCCAGGGAGACTTCTGACAGGTTTGCCTGACTCTCCGGAACACATGAACTTGAGCTTCTCCCTCTACACCAGAGAAACAGGAAATAACTCACAg GTGATCTCAGCGATAAACTCCTCAACCATCCAAAACTCACATTTTTCCTCACATAGGGAAACCTCCTTCATCATTCATGGATTTggcagcactggaaaaaaaggctgGGTGGTAGAAATGTGCTTG CTGTTACTGGAAGTGGAAAATATCAACTGCATTGCTGTCGATTGGAAAGAAGGTGCAAAAGGCACCTACATCAGTGCAGTGAACAACATCCGCGTGATTGGGGCTGAGGTTGCTTATTTCATAAAAACTTTACAG AAAATCTTCAGATATTCCCCCTGCAATATCCATTTAATTGGCCACAGTCTGGGAGCACATACTGCAGGAGAGGCGGGAAGAAGGATCCAAGGCATCAGACGGATAACAG GCTTAGACCCTGCTGGGCCCTATTTTGAAGGTACTCCTCCTGAGGTGAGACTGGATCCTTCAGATGCAAACTTTGTTGATGTTATTCACAGTAATGCTGCTCACTTTCCTGCCATAG GGCTTGGAATGTATAACACCACCGGTCACCTGGACTTTTACCCAAATGGAGGGACTGTGATGCCTGGATGCGCTGATTTAATTCCAGAGATGAAACAAAGTGATTTTGAAGTTATCATTGCAG ACGCTACAATCATTGGGGGGTGCCATCACTCACGCAGCCatgagttttattttgaaagtatcCTCTATCCCACCGGATACCTTGGATATCCCTGTGAAACGTACAAATCCTTTGATTCA GGAGACTGTTTCCCATGTCCACAGGAGGGATGTCCAATGATGGGGCACTATGCTGACAGATTCCCAGCTAAATTGAAGAGGGTAaaccaaaagtattttttaaacacagcgGCAGATCCACCTTTTGCTA CTTGGAGACAAAAAGTATTTATCAAACTGTCTGGTGTAACGAAAATGAGGGGGGACATAAACCTAGTTTTCCATGACACAGAGGGGAACACAAAAGAATATGAAATTGCCAG TGGAGTCCTCTCTCAAGACCAAGTTTATACAAAATACCTTGATGTTGAAATTAACccaaaaaatactaaaaaaattgaatttctcTGGAATAAAACCATATTTACCCTGCTCTGGGCAAGACTGGGAGCAGAAACAGTCAATATCATTCACGGAGAAGATGGACATAG gtCAACTTTCTGTGGCCGTGGAACTGTGACATATGGAGTTCCCCAGTTACTTACACCTTGCTAG